The following are encoded together in the Capsulimonas corticalis genome:
- a CDS encoding cob(I)yrinic acid a,c-diamide adenosyltransferase — translation MKIYTKTGDAGETSLYGGQRVSKDALRVSAYGTVDECNAFLGAALPLIDDAQIRAVILRIQGELFEVGADLATPQERGDTVPRIQNDATERLEAEIDAFETELEPLRNFILPGGSPGGAQLHVARAVSRRAERLVTTLAAQESISDELQRYLNRLSDHLFVLARLANHRAGVAEPIWERPARP, via the coding sequence ATGAAAATCTACACAAAAACCGGCGACGCCGGGGAGACGAGTTTGTATGGCGGCCAGCGCGTGTCCAAGGATGCGCTGCGCGTGTCGGCGTATGGCACGGTGGACGAGTGCAATGCGTTTCTCGGCGCCGCGCTGCCGCTGATCGACGACGCGCAAATCCGGGCCGTAATTCTGCGGATCCAGGGCGAGCTGTTCGAGGTCGGCGCCGACCTCGCAACGCCGCAAGAACGCGGCGACACGGTTCCGCGCATTCAGAACGACGCCACGGAGCGGCTGGAGGCGGAGATCGATGCGTTTGAAACGGAGCTGGAGCCGCTGCGGAACTTCATCCTGCCGGGCGGCTCGCCCGGCGGCGCGCAGCTGCATGTCGCCCGCGCCGTCAGCCGCCGCGCGGAGCGGCTGGTCACGACACTGGCGGCGCAGGAGTCGATCAGTGATGAACTCCAGCGCTATCTCAACCGCCTCAGCGATCACCTCTTTGTTCTTGCTCGCCTCGCAAACCATCGCGCCGGCGTCGCCGAGCCAATCTGGGAGCGCCCCGCGCGCCCATAA
- a CDS encoding ATP-dependent DNA helicase, translating to MSSKIDSFFAKNGLLAKALPGFSVRPQQQEVATAVLQSMRKRGGVSLVEAATGVGKTLSYLIPAVSMATPERKVVISTQTLALQNQLLEKDIPFLQSIWPTPFEAAVLKGRGNYLCLQDYDVCRGELWTAGDPQFIQIGKWSGTTETGDVSELDFSYPGWMDIRANIDTCKGQECRFFDRCFYYNMKREAQDASILVVNHALFFSDLAVRGRGEQNANLLPDYHYVIFDEAHHLETAAAGAFGVAFSSSRLPSLLDKVKRASRRLDLDQERLKALEQSSLELFSPFAGINKPDFNVGEALEGPHALKNAQTQVAGVGALLDRLAVELLKQDTSGDPIAKDRIDGLRRQCTRAKEELAMIFQGDDENYLRWGSQNRGGRRGPITTLHYTPISVAPLLGPTLWAHNRRVGATLISATLSTNGSFDYLRERLGIPTEDTKVTETLVDSTFDYAANTLIYIPRRLPPPSESPSYTYEVVEEIIRLLDAAKGGAFLLFTSHRALNVVHEQLMLANLPYPLLRQGEMPNARLVEAFKSQENAVLLGAQSFWEGVDVPGHGLRLVIIDRIPFAMPDSPLHKARVDQITAGGGDWFNDYALPQAQLRLKQGFGRLMRGVEDRGVVALLDTRLVTKRYGSDIMKFLPRSPVTRYIEDVTKFFAPEEEAASPIPPPR from the coding sequence ATGAGCAGTAAGATCGATTCGTTTTTCGCGAAGAACGGCCTCCTCGCCAAAGCTCTGCCGGGCTTCTCGGTGCGACCCCAGCAGCAGGAGGTGGCGACCGCCGTCCTCCAATCCATGCGCAAGCGCGGCGGCGTCTCCCTGGTGGAGGCCGCCACCGGAGTCGGCAAGACGCTTTCCTATCTTATCCCCGCCGTGTCGATGGCGACTCCGGAGCGCAAAGTCGTCATCTCCACCCAGACTCTGGCGCTCCAGAACCAACTGCTGGAAAAGGATATCCCGTTTCTGCAGTCGATCTGGCCGACGCCCTTTGAAGCCGCCGTCCTCAAAGGACGCGGCAACTATCTGTGCCTTCAGGACTACGATGTCTGCCGGGGCGAGCTGTGGACCGCTGGTGATCCCCAGTTTATCCAGATCGGCAAATGGAGCGGGACGACCGAAACCGGCGACGTCTCCGAGCTCGATTTCTCCTATCCCGGCTGGATGGATATTCGCGCCAATATCGATACCTGCAAAGGTCAGGAGTGCCGCTTTTTCGACCGCTGTTTCTACTACAACATGAAGCGCGAGGCGCAGGACGCCAGCATTCTCGTGGTCAATCACGCGCTGTTCTTCAGCGATCTCGCCGTGCGCGGGCGCGGCGAACAGAACGCGAACCTGCTTCCGGATTACCATTACGTCATCTTCGATGAGGCGCACCACCTGGAGACCGCCGCCGCCGGCGCGTTCGGCGTCGCCTTCTCGTCGTCGCGCCTGCCCTCGCTGCTGGACAAAGTCAAACGCGCCTCGCGGCGTCTGGACCTGGATCAGGAGCGGCTGAAGGCGCTGGAGCAGTCCAGCCTGGAGCTGTTCAGCCCGTTCGCCGGCATCAACAAACCCGATTTTAACGTCGGCGAAGCCCTGGAGGGCCCGCACGCCCTGAAGAACGCGCAGACCCAGGTGGCGGGTGTCGGCGCTCTGCTGGACCGCCTCGCGGTGGAGCTGCTGAAACAAGACACCAGCGGCGACCCCATCGCCAAGGACCGCATCGACGGCCTACGACGCCAGTGCACTCGCGCCAAGGAAGAACTGGCGATGATCTTTCAGGGCGATGACGAAAACTATCTGCGCTGGGGATCGCAGAACCGGGGCGGCCGGCGCGGGCCGATCACGACTCTGCACTACACGCCGATCTCCGTGGCGCCCCTGCTCGGCCCGACCCTCTGGGCGCACAACCGCCGAGTCGGAGCCACACTGATTTCGGCGACTCTGTCCACAAATGGCAGCTTCGACTACCTGCGCGAACGGCTCGGCATTCCCACCGAGGACACGAAAGTCACCGAAACCCTGGTCGACTCCACGTTCGATTACGCCGCCAACACGCTGATCTATATTCCGCGCCGTCTTCCGCCGCCGAGTGAATCGCCGAGTTACACGTACGAAGTCGTCGAGGAGATCATTCGCCTGCTCGACGCCGCCAAAGGCGGCGCGTTCCTGCTGTTCACCTCGCATCGCGCGCTGAATGTCGTCCACGAGCAGCTCATGCTCGCCAACCTGCCCTACCCGCTGCTGCGGCAAGGCGAGATGCCGAACGCCCGTCTGGTGGAGGCGTTCAAATCGCAGGAAAACGCCGTGCTGCTCGGCGCGCAGTCTTTCTGGGAAGGAGTGGATGTCCCCGGCCACGGCCTGCGCCTCGTGATCATCGACCGGATCCCATTCGCCATGCCGGACAGTCCTCTGCACAAAGCGCGCGTCGACCAGATCACCGCCGGCGGCGGCGACTGGTTCAACGACTACGCGCTCCCGCAAGCCCAGCTTCGCCTCAAACAAGGCTTCGGCCGGCTAATGCGCGGCGTCGAAGACCGGGGCGTCGTCGCCCTGCTCGACACGCGTTTGGTCACCAAGCGCTACGGTTCGGACATTATGAAGTTCCTGCCGCGCTCACCCGTAACGCGGTATATCGAGGACGTGACGAAGTTTTTTGCGCCGGAAGAGGAAGCGGCGAGCCCCATCCCCCCGCCTCGCTGA
- a CDS encoding TlpA disulfide reductase family protein, with amino-acid sequence MAYLSQSNTARRGFLMAALQLSALPVIVASAQPRTWAADNAKSAAAVANTAQAKALLASTVSKIGAAKTIKFTSVVTLTGIGASHTSPITVEVIKQQPEQFSYRLLDSGKEIGKIISSLNGGYVYDPVGNRYSNIEKGELMTGLTVMPPDKRLGIAVLSHLLMGSHPFSDQMFIGGTSPSKVSSYSGQLNGQPINHIIEVYPDGKGATTIHTYVNQQTGLPDRFSVDTKSVGQHITLQIDFSGFQLGDTPLPDTTFSMTPPATATVYTPPKDQESAEPPILPTGTVAPNFAVQDVKGKTAHLADFAGKVVVLDFWSTWCGPCQASLPATDKLAKKYKSKDVVFMPVCSWDDKSAFTPWVKQRKSWTMTFYFDPAGRGAKNIASELYKVSGIPTQFVIGKDGKVAVGFVGYDGAEGEKNLSAAIDKALAGS; translated from the coding sequence ATGGCTTATCTCTCTCAATCCAACACCGCGAGGCGTGGATTCCTTATGGCGGCGCTTCAGCTGTCGGCTCTGCCTGTCATCGTTGCATCGGCGCAGCCTCGCACCTGGGCGGCGGACAATGCAAAATCCGCCGCCGCAGTCGCGAACACGGCGCAGGCGAAAGCACTGCTTGCATCCACGGTATCCAAGATTGGAGCGGCAAAGACAATCAAATTCACGAGTGTTGTGACGCTGACCGGTATTGGCGCGTCCCATACCTCACCCATAACTGTGGAAGTTATCAAGCAGCAGCCTGAACAGTTCTCCTATCGTTTACTCGATTCCGGAAAAGAGATCGGCAAAATCATCTCTTCTCTGAACGGCGGATATGTCTACGATCCCGTAGGCAACCGATACAGTAACATTGAAAAAGGAGAGCTGATGACTGGCTTGACTGTCATGCCGCCGGACAAAAGGCTCGGTATTGCCGTACTTTCGCATTTACTCATGGGCAGCCACCCATTTTCAGACCAGATGTTTATCGGCGGGACTTCCCCCAGCAAAGTCAGTTCCTATTCCGGCCAATTAAATGGACAGCCGATAAATCACATCATTGAAGTGTATCCTGACGGCAAAGGCGCTACGACAATTCACACGTATGTGAACCAGCAGACCGGACTGCCCGATCGTTTCTCTGTTGATACAAAGTCCGTAGGTCAGCATATCACTCTGCAAATTGATTTCAGCGGCTTCCAATTGGGGGATACGCCGCTTCCTGATACAACGTTTTCGATGACTCCTCCCGCGACGGCCACGGTATATACGCCGCCGAAGGACCAGGAGTCCGCAGAACCACCCATCCTCCCTACAGGAACCGTGGCTCCAAACTTCGCGGTTCAAGACGTCAAGGGCAAAACCGCGCACCTTGCAGATTTCGCGGGCAAAGTCGTCGTGCTTGACTTCTGGTCTACGTGGTGCGGCCCTTGCCAGGCTTCTCTCCCGGCCACGGATAAGCTGGCGAAGAAGTACAAAAGCAAGGACGTCGTGTTCATGCCGGTCTGCTCCTGGGATGACAAGTCGGCGTTCACGCCATGGGTCAAACAGCGCAAGAGCTGGACGATGACGTTCTACTTCGATCCGGCGGGGCGCGGCGCGAAGAACATCGCGTCCGAGCTTTACAAAGTCTCGGGCATTCCCACACAGTTCGTGATCGGTAAGGACGGCAAGGTCGCGGTCGGGTTCGTTGGCTACGACGGCGCCGAAGGAGAAAAGAATCTCTCTGCGGCGATTGATAAGGCGCTCGCAGGATCTTAG
- the bcp gene encoding thioredoxin-dependent thiol peroxidase — MSEIVVGAAAPLFTAPAVTREGEVTVSLSEYLGKNVVVYFYPKDDTPGCTTQACGFRDHRPDYEAVGAVILGVSPDDTKSHQKFSEKFTLPFPLVADPDHAIAEEYGVWKEKTNYGKTYMGIERTTFVIDKEGKIVKIYPRVKVDQHAEKVLEFLKTL; from the coding sequence ATGTCCGAAATCGTCGTGGGAGCCGCCGCGCCCCTATTTACCGCTCCCGCCGTCACTCGTGAGGGCGAAGTTACCGTCTCGCTGTCTGAGTATCTCGGTAAGAACGTCGTCGTTTACTTCTATCCCAAGGACGACACGCCCGGCTGCACCACCCAGGCGTGCGGCTTCCGCGACCATCGCCCCGACTACGAAGCCGTCGGCGCCGTGATCCTGGGAGTGAGCCCCGATGACACGAAATCCCATCAGAAGTTTTCCGAAAAGTTCACGCTCCCCTTCCCGCTCGTCGCCGATCCCGACCACGCCATCGCCGAAGAGTATGGTGTTTGGAAAGAGAAGACGAATTACGGAAAGACGTATATGGGCATCGAGCGCACGACATTCGTGATCGACAAAGAAGGCAAGATCGTGAAGATCTACCCGAGAGTCAAAGTGGACCAGCACGCCGAGAAAGTCCTGGAGTTTTTGAAGACGCTCTAA